From Sediminibacterium sp. TEGAF015, a single genomic window includes:
- a CDS encoding KUP/HAK/KT family potassium transporter, with protein sequence MSKNINKVTGAGLLIALGIIYGDIGTSPLYVFNAIITNRVISEELIIGALSCIIWTITLQTTVKYVLMILNADNKGEGGTFALYALVRRRKKWLVIPAMIGGAAMLADGIITPPISVTSAIEGLKELPAMQSITSDSIVLIVIGILAAIFFMQQFGTASIGKLFGPIMFIWFTMLAVLGIAHMGHDLSVFKALNPYYGVKLLINYPNGFWILGAVFLCTTGAEALYSDLGHCGRGNIRISWIYVKICLLLNYFGQGALLLSTHKGLLVNATNKAQLGINAFYDLMPGWFIIIGVIIATSAAIIASQALISGSFTLISEALRLNLWPKMKVRYPSEERGQLFVPGINLLLFVGCVGVVLFFRESAKMEAAYGLAIVVTMLSTTILYSNYLVLKRTASVWIYIFLIGYLIYESAFLIALLEKFVHGGYATLLVGGALFTIMYVWYRSRKIKNRYVEFVRLENYIPMIQELSNDKTIPKYATHLVYMTSANNHNEIEHKIIYSILNKKPKRADIYWFVHVDVLDDPYTCEYHVEHIIPNDIIRIEFRLGFRVEHRINLMFRKVVEELVKNKEVNITSRYESLEKNNIVGDFQFIVMEKYLSQDNELPFFERVIMKLYFWLKEISLSEERGFGLDPSNVTIEKFPLIVAPVSKLKLSRIFPEGEE encoded by the coding sequence GTGAGTAAAAATATCAACAAAGTTACCGGTGCTGGTCTCTTAATTGCTTTAGGGATTATCTACGGTGACATCGGCACTTCCCCCCTTTACGTATTTAACGCCATTATCACCAATCGGGTCATTTCAGAAGAACTGATCATTGGTGCTTTGTCCTGCATTATCTGGACCATCACGCTACAGACAACGGTCAAATATGTGCTGATGATTTTGAATGCAGACAACAAGGGGGAAGGGGGAACATTTGCATTGTATGCATTGGTGAGGCGAAGAAAAAAATGGTTAGTCATTCCTGCAATGATTGGTGGAGCGGCCATGTTGGCGGATGGCATTATTACGCCACCCATCTCTGTTACGTCGGCTATAGAAGGATTAAAAGAATTACCCGCTATGCAATCTATTACAAGCGATAGTATTGTATTAATTGTAATAGGGATTTTAGCTGCCATCTTTTTCATGCAACAATTTGGTACAGCCAGTATTGGAAAATTGTTTGGACCAATCATGTTTATCTGGTTTACCATGTTGGCTGTTTTGGGTATAGCACATATGGGGCACGACCTATCTGTGTTTAAGGCCTTGAATCCTTACTATGGGGTGAAGTTGCTCATTAACTACCCCAATGGATTTTGGATACTAGGTGCTGTTTTTCTTTGCACAACAGGAGCAGAAGCCCTGTACTCCGATTTAGGTCATTGCGGTAGAGGCAATATTCGCATTTCCTGGATCTATGTAAAAATCTGTTTATTACTCAACTATTTTGGCCAAGGTGCCTTACTCTTGAGCACACATAAAGGTTTGCTGGTAAATGCTACCAATAAAGCGCAGTTGGGTATCAATGCTTTTTATGACTTAATGCCCGGCTGGTTTATTATTATAGGTGTAATCATTGCTACTTCTGCGGCCATTATTGCCAGTCAGGCATTAATTTCAGGATCGTTCACCTTAATCAGCGAAGCCCTTCGATTGAATCTCTGGCCTAAAATGAAAGTAAGATACCCATCCGAAGAAAGAGGGCAATTGTTTGTACCAGGAATTAATTTATTACTATTTGTTGGATGTGTGGGTGTTGTGCTATTCTTCAGAGAGTCTGCGAAAATGGAAGCAGCTTATGGTTTAGCTATTGTAGTGACCATGCTAAGTACTACCATATTGTATTCTAATTATTTAGTGCTAAAAAGAACTGCTTCCGTTTGGATTTATATTTTCCTAATAGGGTATTTAATTTACGAATCTGCTTTTTTAATTGCACTGTTAGAGAAATTTGTTCATGGTGGATATGCTACTCTTTTAGTAGGGGGTGCCTTGTTTACCATAATGTATGTTTGGTACAGAAGTCGTAAAATCAAAAATCGTTACGTAGAGTTTGTTCGCCTGGAGAACTATATCCCCATGATTCAGGAACTGAGTAACGATAAAACCATCCCCAAATATGCAACGCATCTGGTTTACATGACCAGTGCCAACAACCACAATGAAATAGAGCACAAAATCATTTATTCTATTCTAAATAAGAAACCCAAAAGAGCAGATATCTACTGGTTTGTTCACGTAGATGTATTGGATGATCCGTACACATGTGAATACCACGTTGAACATATAATTCCCAATGATATTATTCGGATTGAATTCAGATTAGGATTCAGGGTAGAACACCGTATCAATCTCATGTTCAGAAAAGTAGTGGAAGAACTGGTGAAAAACAAAGAAGTGAATATTACCAGCCGTTACGAAAGCCTGGAAAAAAATAATATTGTAGGCGATTTCCAGTTTATTGTAATGGAAAAATACCTGAGTCAAGACAATGAATTACCATTCTTTGAGCGCGTAATCATGAAACTCTATTTCTGGCTGAAGGAAATATCCCTAAGTGAGGAAAGAGGTTTTGGACTCGATCCCAGCAATGTGACCATTGAGAAATTCCCACTGATTGTTGCGCCTGTTTCTAAGTTGAAACTATCGCGTATCTTTCCAGAAGGGGAAGAATAA
- a CDS encoding alpha/beta hydrolase, with protein MKKITFFFYLKIGLLLYALVGSVLFILQDHLLFHPKAVEANSSYGFTQPYQESMIPLDANTKFHVVHFTVPDSIRKGVVLYFHGNQKNIGRYAPYAELFTRNKYEVWMIDYPKFGKSTGDLTEENLYEGALQLYMLAKIRFKPDQIIVYGKSIGTGIAAQLASTRDCKALLLETPYYSMQSLLGKYLFMYPLQQLLHFKFPTSEYLPKVIAPIRIFHGTDDGVIPYSNAKKLAPLLKKGDAFITIPEGIHNNLTESKIMQQELNKLMQ; from the coding sequence GTGAAAAAAATTACTTTCTTCTTCTATCTGAAAATAGGTTTATTGCTCTATGCGCTAGTGGGATCTGTATTGTTCATCCTTCAAGACCATTTACTCTTTCATCCCAAAGCGGTAGAAGCAAACAGTAGCTATGGTTTTACCCAACCTTATCAGGAATCAATGATTCCGCTAGATGCCAATACAAAATTTCATGTAGTACATTTTACAGTACCAGACAGCATTCGCAAGGGCGTGGTTTTATATTTTCATGGCAATCAGAAAAACATTGGCCGATATGCTCCCTATGCCGAATTGTTTACCCGAAACAAGTACGAAGTTTGGATGATTGATTATCCCAAATTTGGCAAATCAACCGGCGACCTTACAGAAGAAAATCTGTATGAAGGTGCTTTGCAATTGTACATGTTGGCAAAGATCCGGTTTAAACCAGATCAGATTATTGTTTACGGAAAATCAATAGGAACAGGTATTGCTGCTCAGCTGGCTTCTACTAGGGATTGTAAAGCACTGTTATTGGAAACACCCTACTATAGTATGCAATCTTTACTGGGGAAGTATTTGTTCATGTATCCGCTGCAACAGTTATTGCATTTTAAATTTCCCACTTCGGAATACCTGCCCAAAGTAATTGCACCGATTCGAATTTTTCATGGTACCGATGATGGTGTAATTCCTTATAGTAATGCAAAGAAATTAGCACCTCTATTAAAAAAAGGAGATGCATTTATTACAATTCCTGAAGGCATACACAATAATTTAACTGAAAGTAAAATCATGCAGCAGGAGTTGAATAAACTGATGCAGTAA
- a CDS encoding alpha/beta hydrolase, which translates to MGTVLLYVLAGYLLIVIIGYLIQEKLIFKPEKLAPDFEYKYDAPFEELFFDVEPGVRINGLHFYVKEPKGLILYFHGNSRSIKGWAKYAKDFYRFQYDVVLVDYRGFGKSTGKRSEKEMLADMQFVYEQLKLKYPEHHMLIYGRSLGSGFATKIAADNSPRYLILDAPYYSFIKVAERFTPFIPHKLTLRYKLQTDQWIRKVNCHTYIIHGTKDWLIPIKHSQKLQQINPHKITLISIHGGGHNNLPSFAEYHNFIRDILKY; encoded by the coding sequence TTGGGTACCGTTCTATTGTATGTATTAGCGGGTTACTTGCTCATCGTAATCATTGGATATTTAATCCAAGAGAAACTTATTTTCAAACCAGAAAAACTAGCCCCGGACTTTGAATACAAGTACGATGCTCCTTTTGAAGAATTATTTTTTGATGTGGAACCAGGCGTGCGCATCAATGGTTTGCATTTTTATGTAAAAGAACCCAAAGGACTGATCCTCTATTTTCATGGCAATTCCAGAAGCATCAAAGGCTGGGCCAAATATGCCAAGGACTTTTATCGATTCCAATACGATGTGGTCTTAGTAGACTACCGTGGATTTGGAAAAAGTACGGGCAAAAGAAGTGAAAAAGAAATGCTGGCCGATATGCAGTTTGTATATGAGCAATTGAAACTCAAATATCCTGAACACCATATGCTCATATATGGCCGAAGTTTAGGTAGCGGTTTTGCCACTAAAATTGCTGCAGACAATTCTCCTCGCTATCTCATTTTAGACGCCCCCTATTATAGTTTTATAAAAGTAGCAGAACGATTTACTCCTTTCATTCCACACAAACTCACTTTACGCTATAAATTACAAACCGATCAGTGGATACGAAAAGTTAACTGCCACACTTATATCATTCACGGCACAAAAGACTGGCTAATCCCCATAAAACACAGTCAAAAATTGCAACAAATCAATCCCCATAAAATTACCCTCATAAGTATTCATGGTGGAGGACACAATAACCTACCCTCGTTTGCCGAATACCATAATTTTATTAGGGATATCTTAAAATATTAA
- a CDS encoding S66 peptidase family protein, translating into MIKQPPFLKKGDTIAITCPAGYMEAANIKTCVKTLQGWGFQVLIGKTVGSDSTNYFSGTDEERRDELQAMLDEPSVKAILCGRGGYGVTRIIEQLNFTAFKKNPKWIIGFSDITVLHSYLFSKCKVASLHAPMANAFNKGGANGPYVQSLYKSITGKKNQYACKPYAKNKLGKATGALVGGNLALLAHLAGSSLLYKTKGAILFIEDVGEYLYNIDRMIIQLKRAGVLRQLSGLIIGGFTDTKDTVRPFGKKVEQIIAEHIVEYDYPVCFHFPVSHAKANVSLKVGLPVSLRVTNQSVTMTEL; encoded by the coding sequence ATGATTAAGCAACCACCCTTTTTAAAGAAAGGTGATACCATCGCCATTACCTGTCCTGCTGGATACATGGAAGCGGCGAATATTAAAACCTGTGTAAAAACCCTTCAAGGCTGGGGCTTTCAAGTGCTAATTGGCAAAACAGTGGGAAGTGATTCCACGAATTACTTCAGTGGAACCGATGAAGAAAGAAGAGATGAACTGCAAGCCATGCTAGATGAGCCTTCTGTAAAAGCCATTCTTTGTGGAAGAGGAGGTTATGGAGTTACCCGCATCATTGAGCAATTGAATTTTACTGCATTCAAAAAAAATCCGAAGTGGATCATTGGCTTCAGTGATATTACTGTTTTACATTCCTATTTATTTAGTAAGTGCAAAGTCGCTTCCCTCCATGCGCCCATGGCCAATGCTTTTAATAAAGGGGGCGCAAATGGACCATATGTGCAGTCTCTCTACAAATCCATCACTGGCAAAAAGAATCAGTATGCGTGCAAGCCTTATGCTAAGAACAAGTTGGGAAAAGCAACGGGTGCTTTAGTAGGAGGCAATCTTGCACTGCTGGCTCACCTGGCCGGATCATCGCTTTTGTATAAAACGAAGGGGGCTATTTTATTTATTGAAGATGTTGGGGAGTATCTATATAATATTGATCGTATGATAATCCAGTTAAAACGGGCAGGAGTATTGAGGCAATTGAGTGGGTTAATCATTGGAGGTTTTACGGATACCAAAGACACAGTCAGACCATTTGGGAAAAAAGTGGAGCAAATCATAGCTGAGCATATTGTGGAATATGACTATCCGGTCTGTTTTCATTTCCCGGTAAGTCATGCCAAAGCAAATGTTTCGCTGAAAGTGGGACTGCCGGTTAGTTTGCGTGTGACGAATCAGTCGGTTACAATGACAGAATTGTAA